The sequence ttgtacataattatgacataacattgaaggttgtgcaatgtaacagcaatatttagacttagagatgccatccgttagataaaatacggaacggttccgtatttcactgaaagaataaacgttttgtttccgaaatgatagtttccggatttgaccatattaatgacccaaggctcgtatttctgtgtgttattataattTAGTCTATGATTTGaaagagcagtctgactgagcggtggtaggcagcagcaggctcgtaagcattcattcaaacagcactttcctgcatttgccagcagctcttcgctgtgcttcaagcattgcgctgtttatgacttcaagcctatcaactcccgagattaggctggcaatactagagtgcctataagaacatccaatagtcaaaggtatataaaatacaaatggtatagagagaaatagtcctataataactacaacctaaaacttcttacctgggaatattgaagactcatgttaaaaggaaccaccagctttcatatgttctcatgttctgagcaaggaacttaaacgttagcttttttacatagcaaatattgcacttttactttcttctccaatactttgtttttgcattatttaaaccaaattgaacatgtttcattatttatttgatacTAATTTGATTTTattaatgtattatattaagttaaaataagtgttcattcagtatttttgtaattgtcatttttgtgtgtgtgtgtgtatatgtgtaaatttatcaacccatggaggtctggatttggagtcacactcaaaattaaagtggaaaaccacactacaggctgatccaactttgatgtaatgtccttaaaacaagtcaaaatgaggctcagtagtgtgtgtggcctccacgtgcctgtatgacctccctacaacgcctgggcatgctcctgatgaggtggcggatggtctcctgagggatctcctcccagacctggactaaagcatcccccaactcctggacagtctgtggtgcaacgtggcgttggtggatggagcgagacatgatgtcccagatgtgctcaattggattcaggtctggggaacgggcgggccagtccatagcatcaatgccttcctcttgcaggaactgctgacacactccagccacatgaggtctagcattgtcttgcattaggaggaacccagggccaaccgcaccagcatatggtctcacaaggggtctgaggatctcatctcggtacctaatggcagtcaggctacctctggcgagcacatggagtgctgtgcggcccccaaagaaatgcaaccccacaccatgactgacccaccgccaaaccggtcatgctggaggatgttgcaggcagcagaacgttctccacggcgtctccagactctgtcacgtctgtcacatgtgctcagtgtgaacctgctttcatctgtgaagagcacagggcgccagtggcgaatttgccaatcttggtgttctctggcaaatgccaaacgtcctgcacggtgttgggctgtaagcacaacccccacctgtggacgtcgggccctcataccaccctcatggagtctgtttctgaccgtttgagcagacacatgcacatttgtggcctgctggaggtcattttgcagggctctggcagtgctcctcctgatcctccttgcacaaaggcggaggtagcggtcctgctgctgggttgttgccctcctacggcctcctccacgtctcctgatgtactggcctgtctcctggtagcgcctccatgctctggacactacgctgacagacacagcaaaccttcttgccacagctcgcattgatgtgccatcctggatgagctgcactacctgagccacttgtgtgggttgtagactccgtctcatgctaccactagagtgaaagcaccgccagcattcaaaagtgaccaaaacatcagccaggaagcataggaactgtgaagtggtctgtggtcaccacctgcagaaccactcctttattgggggtgtcttgctaattgcctataatttccacctgttgtctattccatttgcacaacagcatgtgaaatttattgtcaatcagtgttgcttcctaagtggacagtttgatttcacagaagtgtgattgacttggagttacattgtgttgtttaagtgttccctttatttttttgagcagtgtatatatatatatatatataaaacaatcagccgattaatcggtatcggctttttttggtcttcCAAGTATCGGTTTTGAAAAATCATAACCGGCCGACCTCtagtttatacttgcatactattgtttgtacagatgaacgtggtaccttcaggcgttgggcaattgctcccaaggatgaaccagacttgtggagggctacaatggtttttctgaggtcttggctgatttcttttgatttccccatgatgtcaagcaaagaggcactaagtttgaaggtaggccttgaaatacatccacaggtacacctccaataggctaattgacgtcaatcagaagcttctaaagccatgacatcattttctggaattttccaagctgtttaaaggcacagtcaacttagtgtaagtaaacttctgacccactggaattgtgatacagtgtgaaataatctgtatgtaaaacaattgttggaaaaattacttgtcatgctcaaagtagatgtcctaaccgacttgccaaaaaaaTTCATTTGATTTTGATGATGATCGTATAATGGAAAAGGGGAAACTATTCAGATTTATGTTTATCCTACAAGAAGAAATCTTAGCATTTCTCACACATCACATAGGCCTAAACAAAACAGGAAACACAGCAGGAAACAAACAATAGGAACAGTCAGAACGATAACTTTCCTACCATCCCATGCCTGCCCATATGGGGAGTTGTTCATAATAGTGATAGACCCTGGGATGAAAATCCTCCCAAAGCGTGGAGTGCGCACCATTTAATTGTCTAATTTCTATGACCTGATGGGAGATCAAAGCAGTAGTGGAGTGGGTGGTCTGGGCTTGTAATTGTGGCGATCTTTGCGCTGTATAGCGCCTTTGTTCAGTAGTTGAGGGGGATCCAATCAGTTTAGATTCCGTGACAAAATGTAATAGTAGGCCTAAAGGCTACTCCAGTGACATGTAATAGCCTATACACGTTATTTTAATGCAAACGTTCTGAACATACACTGCGAAACTTGAAAGGACGTATTGTTCTCACTTCTCACAGTCAAGTGAAACGATACAATGTACCACTTGTGCACCAGTGGACTTTGAAAAGGAAACAACGGTATGTACAACATTGCTCCCAAACCGCATGATGTGAGATTTTTTTTCCTCTATATTAATTGTAATTACAAgttgcacatcaaaatatttcAGGTTATATGATTGTCTGCTCTGCCATTCCTCCCCATCACACCAGGGCTGCCAAAAATACAGGTTTACTATAAAATGTAAATGGGGAAGATAATGGaaaaatttgaaaaaaatatataaaatggcTCCTGACTACCAAGAGATGTATATAGTGAGAAGAGCCCTTccgaaaatacattttaaatcgtgtttgaatgcaaaaaaaaaaaaatccagtgcGGCTTTACTTCCTGGCTATTATGACTCTTCTCTGTATGTTCCTAGCTGCCATGGTGCCTACATTTGATTTCAAGTATGAGGGGTAGCTGGCTGCTAGATCATTTACTACTGAACAGATTATGGTACAAAGGTATAGTTTTAGTGTGTGCTAAAACAATGGCTTATTGATTTGTTTTTCCATTGTGTTTTTGGAATTGTCTTTATAATTGTCTGCCACTCACTTATTTTCTAGATCTGATTGCAGTAAGATGACATCATCAAGCAGTAAGTATTATACAATTTATATTTCTTTCGCACATGCACGTTGTTGGTGTCTCTTCTGATACAGACAATATTCTGTTCAAACTGACTGTCTTATTCTGTAATGTCAGTGGAAGGGTTTTTCTTCAGTTTCATTGTGATCCTCATGTCTTGGTTACCTCCCTAACCCGGTTCCTCTGTGGCTGTGTTGTCAGGTGAGCTACTGGCCAGTCGGGTCCAGGAGCCCCTGATGATGAGCATGCACCTGCTGGCCAACCCTGGGGACTCGCTCCTGCTGCAGCACACCCTGGACCGCCTCCTCCGCTGGGTGTGCCCCAGCCTGCGCCTCTTCCACGTCTCCGAACGGGCCTGCCCCCTCCGCGACTACGCCCGCTCCCGCTTGTGCCCCGTGGCCGGGTACCCCTCCCTGGCTGTGACCGTCTTCCTCCATGAGGCCTACGGTGAGGAGCGCATCCTCCGGGTGCTGGACTTCCTGCAGCGCCCCCCCTGGCAGTACCACCACACGGAGAGCTGCGGTGGGAGGACCGGGGGCGTCCACattacctcctccacctccccggCCAATGCCCTGCTCCGGCCCTACCTCCTGCCCAGCCGAGACTTCTACAGCCTGGGCACGGGGATGCCTGTGTGGGGGGTGCGCCCGGTGCACTGCGGCGGGGAGATGCTGCGGGTGACGCTCTACAGCAGCTACGATAACTTTGACGACGCGGTGCGGCTTTATGAGACGGTGCTGCAGAGGCAGGTGGAGGAGCAGAAGACTGGGTTCTGTTGGTTTACGCTCTACACGGAACCGGGGCTGTGTCTGCAGCTGGCTCTCAAACAACTCTCCCCAGGGGTCAGGGTGGAGGCCTGCAACTCAGCTGTGCTGCAGTTCAGGGTGGAGGAGATGGGTCAGCTCGTGCCCCTGCTGCCCAATCCGTGCACGCCCATCAGCGCCACACGCTGGCAGACCGAAGACCTGGACGGGAACAAGATACTCTTCCAGGTATTTTAATTGACATGACACTATTTCCTACATTGCACGACAGTACTTTTATTCAGACTCCTGTGTGGATCTGTGGTCAGAGATAGTGCCAGTAATATATAGATGGAAATAAGCTACCGTGTATTTTATGATTTGCCTTTTGTCTTACCTTCGCCACACGGCGTCTTCTTGCTGCATTTCTTTCCCTACATTTAAATGATGAGAAGTGCAAAGCCCAGTTGCTTCTTGAGATGGAAATATATGTTTGGGTTTAGAGTTGTGGTAAATGTTTAGCTGCTATGTGAAACCTCTGTGGTTTCTGCCCCCTGAGGAGCTATCGGAAGCAATCCTCTATGGCTGTGAAAACACCAGAggcggctggtgggaggagctatgaGGACGggctggaatggtatcaaacaaatGGAAACAATGTGTTTGACTCCGTTTCATTGATaaaattccagccattacaatagaGCTCCTCCTATATTTCCCCCCACCAGCCTCCTATGGAAAACATGTAACACTGGAGGAAGTCCCTCTATGATGATCTTTTAGCTACAGTGAGACTACTGTTCTGCATTCAGGCTGATTGTCTTGTAAAACCATCAGGATAAACACTGGGCCAGTAGCAAAATAATGTAAATGCAGTCTGTGTGTGCAGCACAGAGATACAGCGAGATCCAAAAGTATTTGGGACAGTGACCAGTTTATTGTTGTTttgcctctgtactccagcactttgaaatgatacaatgaccaGGATATTTTCATCCATCTcggatgaaccgtttagaaattacagaacTTTTTGAACATGGTTCCCCCATTTTTTTAGGAGACTTTTATGTGTACTAAAttagtcaaaagtgtagtatttggtcccatattcagagtacgcaatgattacatcaagcttgtgactacaaatttgttggatgcatttgctctTGGTTTTGCTTgggtttcagattattttgtggccAATAAAACTTTTACAAAAGGAAGTAACAAACGAAGTTGCCAGAGGAACATAAACTGGGGATAAACGAAATAAAAGGTTGTGCTCAAACAACCCAGGCCTCTCTATCACCTGTCCCCTCCCTGGCCTAGACATAAATGACAAGGCTTAAATATCCTACCCTCAATATGGACCATACCATTATTAACCAATCGTCAATTAGCAGGTTCAAATGCAGGCATGAAATCATAATAAACTGATTCAGGCAATAATCAATATTAATaatcaaaacaaacagcaaatgcatccaacaagtttgtggagtcacaagcttgatgtagtcattgtgtgctatgaatatgggaccaaatactaaacgtttgactactttaatacatatacgtgaatttgtcccaatacatttggtccctaaaatggggggacgatgtacaaaaagtgctgtaatttctaaacggttcacccgatatgaatGTAAATACCTTCAAATTTAAAGCTGAcaatctgcactttaacctcatgggtattgtataatttcaaatccaaagttctGCGGTACAGAGCCTAAACAACAAAACGTGTCacagtcccaatacttttggagctcccTGTATATCACTGCACTGGTTTCCCCTACTCTATAAATGCACCCACTCCCACACAGAATGATGGCCTCCAGGCGTCCTCGGGTTTTATACAGTATCAAACACTCTCATTTGCCTTTCCTTCACGACATGTTGGCCAATAAATGGAAACACTCCAAGCCAAGGCTGGGTTCAGGAAGGCAAAGCATAAAATGGTTAACATTGAAACATAATTTCCCCATTGCAACCACTGCATAAATGCATATTAACTTTGAGAGGCATGAATCGTCCGAATGGGCTGGATACAAGCTAAGATTTTGGTTGTCaatcttaaagctgcaatatgtactTTTTTGGCCGACCCGACCAAAATGGGAgtttaaaaatctgtcattcccattgaaagcaaatctaagaagcggtagatctgttctatatgCACTATTTCTATTCTTCCCAtgcttaagttttgtttttgccttttactttcggttttgtacaccagctaaaaatacaatatttttggttatggaaaatatatttcacagcggtatagatagtacaatgattctctacaccctacttgcttgttttgtcacagaaactgaaattaggcaaactattagaattttatcaaccaggaaatggcggggcgatttctgcatagtgcatctttaattgGAACTTAGGTTTGTTTTTCCTGTCTCTGTGGGCTCCATAATTGTTGAACCGTCCATTCCTTTCACCTCAAGTCTTCCAGAGAAGGTTAAGACTGTCAATCTCTGTCCCCCAGGTGAAAGCCCCAGAGCAGCCTCAGCGACCCCTGACCTGTGCCTTCCCTCTGACCTGCCCCAGCGTCTCGCCCAGAGGGCTATTGAGGAGCGTCGTGTCCCCCCCGCCAGCAGCCCACACCCTGCAGCCCTGCGGCCAGATGACCCCAGTGACCCGTCCAGGGAACAGGCCGCGCACCGACCCAGGCCTAGATAGGCCTGTTTTACCCGGGGGTCTGcggtgtgggggagggggggaaagCATGGGCTCAGACAGCTGCTACAGCACCCCTCCAGGCAGCTCCTGCTACTCATCTCAGCGCAGCAGTCCCGCCACGCTATCCGTTAACCACCCCCACGAATCCTCCCCTCTCTCATGCTCCGCCTCCCCGGCGCGGCCCTCCCTGTCCATCTCCCATCTACtgctggaggaggaggaagagccgGAGACCAACGTGGACACGGGCGTCCCCGTGACAACGACCCCACGCTCGGACACAGACTTCACCATGGCGACCAGCTCGAGGGACACAGGCGCCTCGGTGACGCCGCGTTCCGAGAGACCAGCCGCTGTGGGGGCCTCTGCCCTGGAGAGCCTGGCAAGGGAGCTGAGTGCCTGTCTACCGGAAGCTCACACACCTCCACCCCACCACAGGACTTGGGTTGTGAGCAGCTCTGCCAAAGCTGCCAGTCCCGGGTGCAGGGAAGGGTCACCAGCCTGGGATAGCAGTGTTATCAACTGGGCATCGCCGGGTCAGAGCCACTCCAGGGGGCCTGTGGGGCCACAGACTCCTGCTAAGCCAGCAGCAAAGGCTCTGTCACCCACACACAGCACAGACCCAATAGATGAGTTCTTCATCTGACTCCTTTCTGCAGTGTAGCAGGCAGGCAGTTGTAGGACATTTGTCACTATCTAACATAATGTAACTTGATGTTCCCTCCAGAGGGAGACTGGGAAGCTCATTGAAACCATGGAGACACAAAGGACCTAACTTCCTGGTGCTCAGACCGTCATGCCAGTCTAGGTTTGTGTCCAAAATGTCACCCTATCCCTTATGTAGTGCTGGTGGGCTCTAGTCAGAAGTAGTGcgcaatagggaatagggtgcccttttgGATGCAAACTAGCTAGGCTAGGACGGGTAAAGCCTATAGTAAATGAAACAATGTTACGCCCAGGGATTTCAGATACACAATTATTGTATAACTAACTCGGCTACTATGCATTTTATTACCAATGGAAATGGATACAAAAATGTGCCGCGAGTGGGTAGATACATTTGTGTGGTTGGTTAGTTCATGTGGCTGTCTGTGAAAGCTGATCTGTGTGGTAGACCTTACCCCAAGAATGCACTGTCTATTAGGTCTGACTCCTGGGTCAGAGGTTAGTATTGTACAGTATCATTATCCTATTTTTCTAGAATTAACACATTGTATTTCAACAATGACTGTTGTATCTTCTAAAACTATACTAAACCATTGGTTGTATTGAGTAGACCTTGCCAAACCACCGTGTTGAAAGGACACATTTTGATAAGACATTAAATGCTGATAATTCATTTATTTTCTGGGGAAACTTTTTCGAAAAGCTGTTTGTTTCAAGGACTGTGGATTGGGCTACATATTTTTGTAATCTGTGTTTTCAAAGATGGATTGAAGACGAGGATACAACGAAAGACTAGAGAGCTAAGAGATACGGCTTGTCTGAGATGATACTCTGTTAATAATGTGTAAAGTGCTGGCTGACATTACCACGGGGTCTTGCAAGGCTGTCTATAAGCTAGGGCTAGATAATGTTTACCAAACTGATCGTCTCGAGGCTGATTTCTTCGACCAATTAGCCTAAACTTGGACTCAAAAGCGCTTTCAATGGAAAATCTCCAATAagagtgctttttagtccagaacTATGCGTAATCTGTGTCTGGAAAACAATCCCTTAATAATTTAATGAATTTTAAGACGTGAGTTGTGAAATAGGAATGGTTGTTGTTTAATCGTGTTCCTAAAAACAATTATGAACCAGCATTATGCATCACTAAATTATTGACTATTCTGACTAATTTGGGAATATACTGTCATTTGTTACAGATTGTTTTTAACACATTATGATGATGAGTGTAACTCTAATACCTTTGCATTGGGTGTCATCTATtgagccctgtttatacctggtgctagCATCGGTAcggatcttgtccacattctgattgtgcccacatttttagacaggtgtagactATTAAAATAactgattgtgatcagatcttcctgacCACCTTCGGAGGTAGTCGGGGACAAATTGATTGGTTGGATAAAAGCACAGTGGGCAGAGTTTGGTAATGAGGATGTTAGTGTTGATCGGGGTGGGCGGTGTTTGCAGTGGGTGAAAAGTGATTGCATCTGTTTTGAAACCGGGCTGTCCGACCAGTGATGATGGGCCGGGTGCCCCATTCAAAGCCGATGTTGAAGTTGGCTCAGAACAAAGTGATGTAGGCCTATGTCAAGCACGTGGAGTAATGActtagggctggattcaatctgtatcgcagAAGTATTGCGGAATATCCAGGTTATAGCTCAATTTAAAGGCGATATTCCTGCgttcgcggagactgcattcacgttAAATGCAGCATGTTTTCGGCTCAATCGGAACTTGCCTTTACATTTTAACGCTGATCTTCCGCGATACAGATTTTATCCACCCCTTAGGAGTTTTTACTTGCGAAAGTGTTGTTCGCTCTTGATAAATCCCAATGCAACTTTATATACTGATATAGGAAATAACTAACTCACtgactttttttttaaagtgttatGATGCCCTCCCCTTTACTGGCACAGAAGGTCACAGGTTCTAATCTTGCCGATGCCCTTTCTCAAAAAAAGGTATATTTATTGGACACTTAAACTAGGAATATTCTTGGTTTAGTATCAGCAATGCTGACGGATAAGTATATATTTGGATTAGGTCAGTGTCAGTAGACAAAATGTCTTGTACAGTACTCTACATTTTATAAGTCTGCAATAAAATAATTTAACCACTGGGAGGCGGCAGTGTTCCAAAGAAGCTATCACACACGTTTTTACTTTTTATCTCAAAAAAGTGAATTacacattcagttggttctgttgaaTATCTTAAATGTACAAGTGCAATACCAAAGCATAAACATTCTTAAGAAATATTTTAAGAAGACAAAGCTTAAACGTACAGTGCAatttggaaagtgttcagacccctggactttttccacattttgttacgttattattctacaatggattaaattgttttccctcgtcaatctacacacaatacccccataatgacgaagccttccagaaggacaaccatctgcagcactctaccaatcaggcctttatggtagagaggccagacggaagccactcctcagtaaaaggcacatgagtttgccaaaaggcacctaaaggactgatgaaaccaagattgagctctggcctgaatgccaagcgtcacgtctggagaaaaccgggcaccatccctacggtgaagcatggggatgtttttcagcggcagtgactgggagactagtcagatacaagggaaagatgaacggagcaagttacagagagatccttgatgatgaaaatctgctccagagtgctcaggacctcaaacatggggttcaccttccaacagaacaatgaccttaagcacacagccaagacaacgcaggagtggcttcaggacaagtctttgaatgtccttgagtggcccagccatagcccgaacttgaacctgatctaacatctctggagagacctgaaaatagctgtgcagcgacgctgtCCATCCAACCTGACTGCGCTTTAGAGGATTTGCAGtcgaagaatgggaggaactccccaaatacaggtgtgccaagcgtgta comes from Salvelinus namaycush isolate Seneca chromosome 34, SaNama_1.0, whole genome shotgun sequence and encodes:
- the LOC120029053 gene encoding protein FAM124B-like, with product MLRRSILFNGTVDENVDSGAETAESDCSKMTSSSSELLASRVQEPLMMSMHLLANPGDSLLLQHTLDRLLRWVCPSLRLFHVSERACPLRDYARSRLCPVAGYPSLAVTVFLHEAYGEERILRVLDFLQRPPWQYHHTESCGGRTGGVHITSSTSPANALLRPYLLPSRDFYSLGTGMPVWGVRPVHCGGEMLRVTLYSSYDNFDDAVRLYETVLQRQVEEQKTGFCWFTLYTEPGLCLQLALKQLSPGVRVEACNSAVLQFRVEEMGQLVPLLPNPCTPISATRWQTEDLDGNKILFQVKAPEQPQRPLTCAFPLTCPSVSPRGLLRSVVSPPPAAHTLQPCGQMTPVTRPGNRPRTDPGLDRPVLPGGLRCGGGGESMGSDSCYSTPPGSSCYSSQRSSPATLSVNHPHESSPLSCSASPARPSLSISHLLLEEEEEPETNVDTGVPVTTTPRSDTDFTMATSSRDTGASVTPRSERPAAVGASALESLARELSACLPEAHTPPPHHRTWVVSSSAKAASPGCREGSPAWDSSVINWASPGQSHSRGPVGPQTPAKPAAKALSPTHSTDPIDEFFI